In a genomic window of Meriones unguiculatus strain TT.TT164.6M chromosome 8, Bangor_MerUng_6.1, whole genome shotgun sequence:
- the LOC132656028 gene encoding olfactory receptor 1L4 — MNNHSSSTSDFILLGLSSNPWMQKPLFAIFFAMYLVTVVGNVLIILAIRSDSRLHTPMYFFLSNLSFMDICFTTVTVPKMLVNLLSETKTISYVGCLVQMYFFIALANTDSYLLASMAIDRLVAICNPLHYDVVMRPRRCLLMLLGSCTISHLHALFRVLLMSRLSFCASHVIKHFFCDTQPVLKLSCSDTSSSQIVVLTETLAVIVTPFLCILFSYLRIIVTVLRIPSAAGKWKAFSTCGSHLTVVALFYGSVIYVYFRPLSMYSVVKDRVATVMYTVVTPMMNPFIYSLRNKDMKRGLRKLRDRIHS; from the coding sequence ATGaacaaccacagcagcagcacctCAGACTTCATCCTGCTGGGTCTCTCTTCCAATCCCTGGATGCAGAAGCCCCTTTTTGCCATCTTCTTCGCCATGTACCTGGTCACCGTGGTGGGGAATGTGCTCATCATCCTGGCCATCCGCTCTGACTCCAGGCTCCACACCCCCATGTACTTTTTCCTCAGCAACTTGTCATTCATGGATATCTGCTTCACAACAGTCACTGTGCCCAAGATGCTAGTGAACCTGCTCTCAGAGACAAAGACTATCTCCTATGTGGGATGCCTCGTCCAGATGTACTTCTTTATAGCTTTAGCAAACACTGACAGCTACCTGCTGGCCTCCATGGCCATTGACCGACTGGTGGCCATCTGCAACCCTTTACATTATGATGTGGTGATGAGGCCACGACGCTGCCTCCTCATGCTGCTGGGTTCTTGCACCATCTCCCATCTCCATGCCCTGTTCCGTGTCCTTCTCATGTCTCGCCTCTCATTCTGTGCCTCCCATGTCATTAAACACTTTTTCTGTGACACCCAGCCTGTGCTGAAGCTGTCCTGCTCTGACACATCCTCCAGCCAGATCGTGGTCTTGACTGAGACCCTGGCTGTCATTGTGACCCCCTTCCTATGCATCCTCTTCTCCTACCTGAGAATCATTGTCACTGTGCTCAGGATCCCCTCTGCAGCTGGAAAGTGGAAAGCCTTCTCTACCTGTGGCTCCCACCTCACTGTAGTGGCCCTGTTCTATGGGAGTGTCATCTACGTCTACTTTAGGCCCCTGTCCATGTACTCAGTGGTGAAGGACCGAGTAGCCACTGTTATGTACACAGTAGTGACTCCTATGATGAATCCTTTCATCTATAGCCTGAGGAACAAAGATATGAAGAGAGGTCTGAGGAAGTTAAGAGACCGTATTCACTCATAG